A window of the Paralichthys olivaceus isolate ysfri-2021 chromosome 5, ASM2471397v2, whole genome shotgun sequence genome harbors these coding sequences:
- the bri3 gene encoding membrane protein BRI3: MVDSKPLLQDRPPAYNAVPGAYQYGPQQHSYGAIQPPAPPPYPYPDVQGYPSAQMAPAVSQQPYTGTYTIIQPSVVVVGGCPACRVGVLEDDFTCLGILCAIFFFPLGLLFCFALRQRRCPNCGATFG, encoded by the exons ATGGTGGACAGCAAACCGCTCCTCCAGGACAGACCTCCCGCCTACAACGCAGTCCCGGGGGCTTATCAGTACGGCCCGCAGCAGCACAGCTATGGGGCCATCCAGCCTCCGGCCCCACCGCCGTACCCCTACCCAGACGTCCAGG GATACCCATCGGCTCAGATGGCCCCTGCCGTATCCCAGCAGCCCTACACTGGGACCTACACCATCATCCAGCCCTCTGTAGTGGTGGTGGGAGGCTGCCCTGCCTGCAG agtcGGTGTCCTGGAGGATGACTTCACCTGCCTGGGGATCCTGTGTgccatcttcttcttccctctggGTCTCCTCTTCTGCTTCGCGCTGCGTCAGAGACGGTGTCCCAACTGTGGCGCCACCTTCGGCTAA
- the tecpr1b gene encoding tectonin beta-propeller repeat-containing protein 1 isoform X1, with the protein MPITLLWAVDVYGRVYSLSTAGQRWERADDMLLELKRITAGKGRCWGIGCDHRVYLNMMPSETPIRYREETYENQRWNPVDGFTDTLLPTDRWPWSDVTGMNPQPLHSFQLPSRSWEWEGDWYVDQSCGGEPSQTGGWEYAVDFPANFSPDKKWNSCVRRRRWIRYRRYIAQGTWAKIPLDHPRKPPLPLCDISCGGWEMSDQSGRYPYLWGVSQQGQVWFREGIHPRVPEGSSWEEVDVPKEVAQLSAGPGDLLWALLWDGNLLVRTGLNLDSPTGTSWVEVESPVKEVEALHVAVGVSVVWVVTKDFKVWFRRGVNSHNPCGSGWISIGGEMMMVDVGLNDQVWAVGEDRGLYFRIGVSPSEPSGNGWIPVSGQWGNSKKVFPARDCCEFSGQLTEASQGSVLSCTDSDSELGPPDPQSSTNDTPVLEAAAPSVVPLGANSLEAEDTPVAPQQDAPKPFIPASDSFINSLVSDRDKTSTSQPTITEIPQEEVEDKSPAPIHLTPEAAGHDVPWMNVDLEGAEAARGAQVLGPSLADGGAAATYTLGTLETLQGVGEEEGPVWAWISGGGCDVDVNSNISWLSPTGPLTSSLSMTPVQSAAWSEQQQQQEHREEISKKPLERSNSVWVRKGALRWWRDWKPQRWVDVGVALEQSTKCDGRRDSIFFVYYTQYDEKKYLHVFISEVTVLVPVLRDCHYAFAVYTAQRTKQRWPLVLAAQTEKDMNDWLCLLSDCCCECRGITGSPSRHALWSTTSKGDIMVHEPSFSLEASANALSCDLMFWRQVPGHLRCIESNSLGLVWGVGWDGTAWVHSGRYGQQPTPGEAVQTHQQTDVRSVHVFENQRWNPMTGYTDKGLPTDRPMWSDESGLKECTKGNTHPPSPQWSWVSEWTVDYNVLGGTDKEGWQYAADFPVTFHGHKTLKDFVRRRRWTRKCKITLRGPWQPVPPIPLSDVSLMPCLAQSRMEQVPVWAVSDKGDVLCRLGVCPQNPAGSSWLHVGTDQPFKSISIGGANQVWAIAKDGAVFYRGSVSPQNPAGECWYHIPSPPRQTLRQLSVGRTSVFAVDENSNLWYRQGLTPSYPQGSAWELISNNVTKVSVGPLDQVWIIADGVPGFPAETVGAVCHRLGVGPVQPKGQSWDYGIGGGWEHISVRGNSAEAPRAPHPPPAGPPRSPLPPRPPTQANGNAVGV; encoded by the exons ATGCCCATCACGCTGCTGTGGGCCGTGGACGTGTACGGCCGGGTCTACAGCCTCTCCACAGCCGGCCAGCGCTGGGAGCGTGCAGACGACatgctgctggagctgaagcGTATTACTGCGGGGAAGGGCCGCTGCTGGGGCATCGGCTGTGACCACCGTGTTTACCTCAACATGATGCCCAGTGAGACGCCCATCCGCTACAGGGAAGAGACCTATGAAAACCAG AGGTGGAACCCGGTGGACGGCTTCACTGACACGCTGCTGCCCACCGACCGCTGGCCGTGGAGTGACGTGACTGGGATGAATCCTCAACCGCTCCACAGCTTCCAGTTGCCCTCCCGCAGCTGGGAGTGGGAGGGAGACTGGTATGTGGATCAGAGCTGTGGAGGGGAACCCAGCCAGACTGGG GGCTGGGAGTATGCAGTCGATTTCCCAGCCAACTTCTCCCCGGACAAGAAGTGGAATTCCTGTGTTCGGCGCAGGCGTTGGATCCGCTACAGGAGATACATCGCACAAGGCACCTGGGCAAAG ATCCCATTGGACCATCCCAGGAAACCTCCGCTGCCGCTCTGTGACATCAGCTGCGGTGGCTGGGAGATGAGCGACCAGTCTGGAAGGTATCCCTACCTCTGGGGTGTGTCCCAACAAGGACAG GTGTGGTTCAGGGAGGGCATCCACCCTCGGGTGCCAGAGGGCTCCAGCTGGGAGGAAGTGGACGTGCCCAAGGAGGTGGCTCAGTTATCAGCTGGACCTGGAGACCTGCTGTGGGCTTTGCTCTGGGATGGAAACCTGCTGGTCCGTACCGGCCTCAACCTGGACAGTCCCACTG GCACTTCGTGGGTCGAGGTGGAGTCTCCAGTTAAGGAGGTTGAAGCGCTTCATGTGGCTGTTGGAGTCAGTGTGGTCTGGGTGGTCACTAAGGATTTCAAG gtgTGGTTCCGGCGGGGTGTGAACTCTCACAACCCCTGTGGCTCTGGCTGGATCAGTATCGGAGGGGAaatgatgatggtggatgtcGGACTCAACGACCAG GTGTGGGCAGTTGGTGAGGACCGTGGCCTGTATTTTAGAATCGGTGTCAGCCCGTCTGAACCGAGTGGGAACGGCTGGATTCCTGTTTCTGGCCAATGGGGCAACAGTAAAAAGGTTTTTCCAGCCAG AGACTGCTGTGAGTTTAGTGGTCAGCTGACCGAGGCTTCACAAGGCTCAGTTCTGAGCTGCACTGACTCGGACTCGGAGTTAGGACCTCCTGACCCGCAGAGCAGCACAAATGACACTCCGGTCCTGGAGGCAGCAGCCCCCTCTGTAGTCCCTCTAGGAGCTAACTCCCTGGAGGCAGAGGACACTCCTGTAGCCCCTCAACAGGATGCCCCCAAACCCTTCATTCCCGCCAGCGACAGCTTCATCAACAGCCTGGTGTCAGACCGTGACAAAACATCCACATCGCAGCCAACCATCACAGAGATACCACAGGAGGAGGTCGAGGACAAGTCCCCGGCGCCGATACACTTGACTCCTGAGGCTGCAGGACATGATGTCCCATGGATGAATGTGGATCTGGAGGGGGCAGAAGCAGCTCGGGGTGCACAGGTGTTGGGGCCTTCGTTGGCTGATGGCGGTGCTGCTGCCACCTACACGTTGGGGACTCTAGAGACTCTGCAGGGGGtcggagaagaggagggaccTGTGTGGGCCTGGATCTCCGGAGGAGGCTGTGACGTGGATGTGAATTCAAACATCAGCTGGCTTAGTCCCACAG gtcCTCTCACCAGCTCTCTGTCAATGACTCCAGTTCAGTCGGCAGCTTGgagcgagcagcagcagcagcaggagcacagAGAGGAGATCAGCAAGAAACCGCTGGAGAGAAGCAAC TCGGTGTGGGTGCGTAAAGGTGCGTTGCGCTGGTGGCGAGACTGGAAGCCGCAACGCTGGGTGGATGTGGGCGTCGCTCTGGAGCAGTCCACCAAGTGCGACGGCAGAAGGGACAGCATTTTCTTCGTCTATTACACACAGTATGACGAGAAAAAG tACCTCCATGTGTTCATAAGCGAAGTgacagtgctggttccagtgcTCAGGGACTGCCACTATGCCTTTGCTGTGTACACAGCCCAAAGGACCAAACAGAGGTGGCCTCTGGTTCTGGCAGCACAAACGGAAAAGGACATGAATGACTGG TTGTGCTTGTTGTCCGACTGCTGCTGTGAGTGTCGTGGGATCACAGGTTCCCCGTCCAGACACGCCCTGTGGTCCACCACCTCAAAGGGAGACATCATGGTCCATGAGCCGTCCTTCTCTCTGGAGGCCTCTGCCAACGCACTGTCCTGTGACCTCAT GTTCTGGCGGCAGGTCCCGGGACACCTGCGCTGTATAGAGTCTAACAGTCTGGGGCTGGTGTGGGGCGTCGGGTGGGACGGCACCGCCTGGGTCCACAGTGGGCGCTACGGGCAACAGCCCACCCCTG GAGAAGCTGTTCAGACGCACCAGCAGACGGATGTCAGGAGTGTACATGTGTTTGAGAACCAGCGATGGAACCCTATGACAGGATACACAGACAA AGGACTTCCCACAGACCGCCCCATGTGGAGTGACGAAAGTGGCCTGAAAGAGTGCACCAAAGGAAACACACACCCGCCCTCCCCTCAGTGGTCCTGG GTATCAGAGTGGACTGTGGACTACAACGTCCTCGGGGGGACAGACAAAGAAGGGTGGCAGTATGCTGCAGACTTCCCTGT CACATTTCATGGCCACAAAACCCTGAAAGACTTTGTCCGGCGCAGGAGATGGACGAG GAAGTGTAAGATCACGTTGAGGGGTCCGTGGCAGCCGGTCCCACCCATCCCACTGAGCGACGTCTCTCTGATGCCGTGTCTGGCCCAGAGCAGGATGGAGCAGGTCCCTGTCTGGGCCGTCAGCGACAAGGGAGATGTCCTGTGCCGGCTGGGAGTCTGCCCCCAAAACCCAGCG GGCAGCTCGTGGCTACACGTCGGCACGGATCAGCCGTTTAAGTCCATCTCCATCGGTGGAGCCAACCAGGTGTGGGCCATCGCTAAGGATGGAGCCGTGTTCTACAGAGGCTCCGTGTCCCCACAAAACCCTGCAG GGGAATGCTGGTACCACATCCCGTCTCCTCCGAGGCAGACCCTCAGACAGCTGTCAGTGGGCCGGACCTCTGTCTTCGCTGTGGATGAAAACA GTAACCTGTGGTACAGACAGGGCCTCACGCCCAGCTACCCTCAGGGCTCCGCATGGGAGCTGATCTCCAACAACGTCACCAAGGTTTCTGTCGGACCGCTGGACCAG GTGTGGATCATAGCAGACGGAGTTCCTGGTTTCCCTGCTGAGACTGTGGGGGCTGTCTGTCACAGGCTGGGGGTGGGACCTGTGCAACCCAAGGGCCAGTCTTGGGACTATGGTATAGGG GGAGGATGGGAGCACATCAGTGTGAGGGGGAACTCAGCAGAGGCTCCTCGCGCCCCGCACCCTCCACCTGCCGGACCTCCACGCAGCCCGCTCCCCCCGCGGCCTCCGACACAAGCGAACGGGAACGCCGTGGGTGTGTAG
- the tecpr1b gene encoding tectonin beta-propeller repeat-containing protein 1 isoform X2: protein MPITLLWAVDVYGRVYSLSTAGQRWERADDMLLELKRITAGKGRCWGIGCDHRVYLNMMPSETPIRYREETYENQRWNPVDGFTDTLLPTDRWPWSDVTGMNPQPLHSFQLPSRSWEWEGDWYVDQSCGGEPSQTGGWEYAVDFPANFSPDKKWNSCVRRRRWIRYRRYIAQGTWAKIPLDHPRKPPLPLCDISCGGWEMSDQSGRYPYLWGVSQQGQVWFREGIHPRVPEGSSWEEVDVPKEVAQLSAGPGDLLWALLWDGNLLVRTGLNLDSPTGTSWVEVESPVKEVEALHVAVGVSVVWVVTKDFKVWFRRGVNSHNPCGSGWISIGGEMMMVDVGLNDQVWAVGEDRGLYFRIGVSPSEPSGNGWIPVSGQWGNSKKVFPARDCCEFSGQLTEASQGSVLSCTDSDSELGPPDPQSSTNDTPVLEAAAPSVVPLGANSLEAEDTPVAPQQDAPKPFIPASDSFINSLVSDRDKTSTSQPTITEIPQEEVEDKSPAPIHLTPEAAGHDVPWMNVDLEGAEAARGAQVLGPSLADGGAAATYTLGTLETLQGVGEEEGPVWAWISGGGCDVDVNSNISWLSPTVQSAAWSEQQQQQEHREEISKKPLERSNSVWVRKGALRWWRDWKPQRWVDVGVALEQSTKCDGRRDSIFFVYYTQYDEKKYLHVFISEVTVLVPVLRDCHYAFAVYTAQRTKQRWPLVLAAQTEKDMNDWLCLLSDCCCECRGITGSPSRHALWSTTSKGDIMVHEPSFSLEASANALSCDLMFWRQVPGHLRCIESNSLGLVWGVGWDGTAWVHSGRYGQQPTPGEAVQTHQQTDVRSVHVFENQRWNPMTGYTDKGLPTDRPMWSDESGLKECTKGNTHPPSPQWSWVSEWTVDYNVLGGTDKEGWQYAADFPVTFHGHKTLKDFVRRRRWTRKCKITLRGPWQPVPPIPLSDVSLMPCLAQSRMEQVPVWAVSDKGDVLCRLGVCPQNPAGSSWLHVGTDQPFKSISIGGANQVWAIAKDGAVFYRGSVSPQNPAGECWYHIPSPPRQTLRQLSVGRTSVFAVDENSNLWYRQGLTPSYPQGSAWELISNNVTKVSVGPLDQVWIIADGVPGFPAETVGAVCHRLGVGPVQPKGQSWDYGIGGGWEHISVRGNSAEAPRAPHPPPAGPPRSPLPPRPPTQANGNAVGV from the exons ATGCCCATCACGCTGCTGTGGGCCGTGGACGTGTACGGCCGGGTCTACAGCCTCTCCACAGCCGGCCAGCGCTGGGAGCGTGCAGACGACatgctgctggagctgaagcGTATTACTGCGGGGAAGGGCCGCTGCTGGGGCATCGGCTGTGACCACCGTGTTTACCTCAACATGATGCCCAGTGAGACGCCCATCCGCTACAGGGAAGAGACCTATGAAAACCAG AGGTGGAACCCGGTGGACGGCTTCACTGACACGCTGCTGCCCACCGACCGCTGGCCGTGGAGTGACGTGACTGGGATGAATCCTCAACCGCTCCACAGCTTCCAGTTGCCCTCCCGCAGCTGGGAGTGGGAGGGAGACTGGTATGTGGATCAGAGCTGTGGAGGGGAACCCAGCCAGACTGGG GGCTGGGAGTATGCAGTCGATTTCCCAGCCAACTTCTCCCCGGACAAGAAGTGGAATTCCTGTGTTCGGCGCAGGCGTTGGATCCGCTACAGGAGATACATCGCACAAGGCACCTGGGCAAAG ATCCCATTGGACCATCCCAGGAAACCTCCGCTGCCGCTCTGTGACATCAGCTGCGGTGGCTGGGAGATGAGCGACCAGTCTGGAAGGTATCCCTACCTCTGGGGTGTGTCCCAACAAGGACAG GTGTGGTTCAGGGAGGGCATCCACCCTCGGGTGCCAGAGGGCTCCAGCTGGGAGGAAGTGGACGTGCCCAAGGAGGTGGCTCAGTTATCAGCTGGACCTGGAGACCTGCTGTGGGCTTTGCTCTGGGATGGAAACCTGCTGGTCCGTACCGGCCTCAACCTGGACAGTCCCACTG GCACTTCGTGGGTCGAGGTGGAGTCTCCAGTTAAGGAGGTTGAAGCGCTTCATGTGGCTGTTGGAGTCAGTGTGGTCTGGGTGGTCACTAAGGATTTCAAG gtgTGGTTCCGGCGGGGTGTGAACTCTCACAACCCCTGTGGCTCTGGCTGGATCAGTATCGGAGGGGAaatgatgatggtggatgtcGGACTCAACGACCAG GTGTGGGCAGTTGGTGAGGACCGTGGCCTGTATTTTAGAATCGGTGTCAGCCCGTCTGAACCGAGTGGGAACGGCTGGATTCCTGTTTCTGGCCAATGGGGCAACAGTAAAAAGGTTTTTCCAGCCAG AGACTGCTGTGAGTTTAGTGGTCAGCTGACCGAGGCTTCACAAGGCTCAGTTCTGAGCTGCACTGACTCGGACTCGGAGTTAGGACCTCCTGACCCGCAGAGCAGCACAAATGACACTCCGGTCCTGGAGGCAGCAGCCCCCTCTGTAGTCCCTCTAGGAGCTAACTCCCTGGAGGCAGAGGACACTCCTGTAGCCCCTCAACAGGATGCCCCCAAACCCTTCATTCCCGCCAGCGACAGCTTCATCAACAGCCTGGTGTCAGACCGTGACAAAACATCCACATCGCAGCCAACCATCACAGAGATACCACAGGAGGAGGTCGAGGACAAGTCCCCGGCGCCGATACACTTGACTCCTGAGGCTGCAGGACATGATGTCCCATGGATGAATGTGGATCTGGAGGGGGCAGAAGCAGCTCGGGGTGCACAGGTGTTGGGGCCTTCGTTGGCTGATGGCGGTGCTGCTGCCACCTACACGTTGGGGACTCTAGAGACTCTGCAGGGGGtcggagaagaggagggaccTGTGTGGGCCTGGATCTCCGGAGGAGGCTGTGACGTGGATGTGAATTCAAACATCAGCTGGCTTAGTCCCACAG TTCAGTCGGCAGCTTGgagcgagcagcagcagcagcaggagcacagAGAGGAGATCAGCAAGAAACCGCTGGAGAGAAGCAAC TCGGTGTGGGTGCGTAAAGGTGCGTTGCGCTGGTGGCGAGACTGGAAGCCGCAACGCTGGGTGGATGTGGGCGTCGCTCTGGAGCAGTCCACCAAGTGCGACGGCAGAAGGGACAGCATTTTCTTCGTCTATTACACACAGTATGACGAGAAAAAG tACCTCCATGTGTTCATAAGCGAAGTgacagtgctggttccagtgcTCAGGGACTGCCACTATGCCTTTGCTGTGTACACAGCCCAAAGGACCAAACAGAGGTGGCCTCTGGTTCTGGCAGCACAAACGGAAAAGGACATGAATGACTGG TTGTGCTTGTTGTCCGACTGCTGCTGTGAGTGTCGTGGGATCACAGGTTCCCCGTCCAGACACGCCCTGTGGTCCACCACCTCAAAGGGAGACATCATGGTCCATGAGCCGTCCTTCTCTCTGGAGGCCTCTGCCAACGCACTGTCCTGTGACCTCAT GTTCTGGCGGCAGGTCCCGGGACACCTGCGCTGTATAGAGTCTAACAGTCTGGGGCTGGTGTGGGGCGTCGGGTGGGACGGCACCGCCTGGGTCCACAGTGGGCGCTACGGGCAACAGCCCACCCCTG GAGAAGCTGTTCAGACGCACCAGCAGACGGATGTCAGGAGTGTACATGTGTTTGAGAACCAGCGATGGAACCCTATGACAGGATACACAGACAA AGGACTTCCCACAGACCGCCCCATGTGGAGTGACGAAAGTGGCCTGAAAGAGTGCACCAAAGGAAACACACACCCGCCCTCCCCTCAGTGGTCCTGG GTATCAGAGTGGACTGTGGACTACAACGTCCTCGGGGGGACAGACAAAGAAGGGTGGCAGTATGCTGCAGACTTCCCTGT CACATTTCATGGCCACAAAACCCTGAAAGACTTTGTCCGGCGCAGGAGATGGACGAG GAAGTGTAAGATCACGTTGAGGGGTCCGTGGCAGCCGGTCCCACCCATCCCACTGAGCGACGTCTCTCTGATGCCGTGTCTGGCCCAGAGCAGGATGGAGCAGGTCCCTGTCTGGGCCGTCAGCGACAAGGGAGATGTCCTGTGCCGGCTGGGAGTCTGCCCCCAAAACCCAGCG GGCAGCTCGTGGCTACACGTCGGCACGGATCAGCCGTTTAAGTCCATCTCCATCGGTGGAGCCAACCAGGTGTGGGCCATCGCTAAGGATGGAGCCGTGTTCTACAGAGGCTCCGTGTCCCCACAAAACCCTGCAG GGGAATGCTGGTACCACATCCCGTCTCCTCCGAGGCAGACCCTCAGACAGCTGTCAGTGGGCCGGACCTCTGTCTTCGCTGTGGATGAAAACA GTAACCTGTGGTACAGACAGGGCCTCACGCCCAGCTACCCTCAGGGCTCCGCATGGGAGCTGATCTCCAACAACGTCACCAAGGTTTCTGTCGGACCGCTGGACCAG GTGTGGATCATAGCAGACGGAGTTCCTGGTTTCCCTGCTGAGACTGTGGGGGCTGTCTGTCACAGGCTGGGGGTGGGACCTGTGCAACCCAAGGGCCAGTCTTGGGACTATGGTATAGGG GGAGGATGGGAGCACATCAGTGTGAGGGGGAACTCAGCAGAGGCTCCTCGCGCCCCGCACCCTCCACCTGCCGGACCTCCACGCAGCCCGCTCCCCCCGCGGCCTCCGACACAAGCGAACGGGAACGCCGTGGGTGTGTAG